In one Magallana gigas chromosome 9, xbMagGiga1.1, whole genome shotgun sequence genomic region, the following are encoded:
- the LOC105345403 gene encoding snaclec botrocetin subunit beta-like — MWLDDDRLQLLLKFVIIIVKSETSLSQYFQAKLEFDNLLSERTPAANVSSESILRCAIFCEKGCECFSFNLITGVCLLYDSCYPFGMTVNETGWRLYVNLSNQTCYEWGSYGEHRYCFSSRLNEWEGAKNACNMMNAYLVEIESREEHDWIKSKVTEGSSRQWIGLTDETSEGKFYWEHSRSAPNFTFWASGEPFEGETDNCGVIKRTTDRWFIISCTKTYSFICEG; from the exons ATGTGGTTGGATGATGATCGACTTCAACTGCTGCttaaatttgtaataattatagtAAAATCAGAAACCTCATTGTCACAATATTTTCAGGCAAAGTTGGAGTTTGACAACTTGCTATCGGAACGCACCCCTGCAGCCAACGTTTCTTCGGAATCAATTTTGAGATGTGCCATTTTCTGTGAGAAAGGATGCGAGTGTTTCAGCTTCAACCTAATAACAGGGGTCTGTCTTCTTTATGATTCATGTTATCCGTTTGGAATGACGGTTAATGAAACAGGTTGGCGTTTGTACGTTAATCTTTCTAATCAAA CGTGTTACGAATGGGGTTCGTATGGGGAACACCGATACTGCTTTTCAAGTAGACTAAATGAATGGGAGGGTGCAAAG AATGCCTGTAACATGATGAATGCCTACCTTGTGGAGATAGAGAGCCGTGAGGAGCACGACTGGATCAAGTCCAAAG TTACAGAAGGAAGCTCAAGACAGTGGATAGGACTAACTGACGAAACTTCAGAGGGAAAGTTTTACTGGGAACATTCCCGTAGTGCACCCAACTTCACCTTTTGGGCATCGGGAGAACCCTTTGAAGGGGAAACTGACAACTGTGGAGTCATTAAACGTACCACAGATCGCTGGTTTATCATTTCCTGTACTAAGACGTATTCCTTTATTTGTGAAGGATGA
- the LOC136271871 gene encoding uncharacterized protein, whose protein sequence is MQMWKENTLLSENPASQVLTNALWYIPNQHDTINDRARREKEVLGVQPEFDKFKNYNDLKKKTQKLGTLEATQMKTHSEILLTLCSKPYMRSSPEWEQAYHDIKHFSECILSYNTYLKTQNEKVQFNQNLDHPVRLVSEDVSVRCILKNLIGIREEYKRIDKVVS, encoded by the exons ATGCAGATGTGGAAGGAAAATACTTTGCTCAG TGAGAATCCAGCAAGTCAG gtcttGACAAATGCCTTGTGGTACATACCAAACCAACATGACACCATAAATGACAGAGCCAGAAGGGAGAAAGAAGTATTGGGAGTCCAACCAGAATTTGACAAGTTCAAGAACTACAATGACCTAAAGAAAAAGACACAGAAACTTGGAACCCTTGAAGCTACACAGATGAAGACACACTCAGAAATTTTATTGACTTTGTGTAGTAAGCCTTATATGAGAAGTTCACCTGAATGGGAACAAGCTTACCATgacataaaacatttttcagaGTGTATATTATCTTACAACACATACTTGAAAACACAGAATGAGAAagttcagtttaatcaaaatttagaCCATCCAGTTCGTCTGGTATCGGAAGATGTTAGTGTCAGGTGTATTTTGAAAAACTTGATTGGAATCCGTGAAGAATACAAGCGTATTGACAAAGTTGTTTCCTAA